From Ancylobacter pratisalsi, one genomic window encodes:
- a CDS encoding arylsulfatase: MCASFSIKSLVRISMVSAGMAALGSTAFAQAITAPPGSPDASVTIDGRYLPNPPQPFGGTINLNAIDSKPYWPARVVPPKGAPNVLLIMTDDVGFAAPSTFGGVIPTPALDEIANSGLRYTQFHSTALCSPTRAALITGRNHHSAGFGVISEMSTGFPGYDSIIGKDTATIGRILQDNGYATSWFGKDHNTPAFQASQAGPFDQWPGGMGFQYFYGFVGGDTSQWEPNLFRNTTAIYPYVGKPGWNLTTAMADEAIQHIKMLNEVDPSKPFFVYYVPGGTHAPHHPTPEWVDKITDMHLFDGGWNALRDQIFANQRKLGVIPQDAKLTPWPDQYLRKWDTLSADEKKLFIRQANVYAAYLAYTDHEIGRVIQAVKDAGKLDNTLIIYISGDNGSSAEGSPNGTPNEVAQFNSVEVPVADQLKYFYDVWGTDKTYNHMAVGWTWAFDTPYQWTKQVASHFGGTRQGMAISWPGHITDRGGIRNQFHHVIDIVPTLLEVTGIPAPVSVDGVAQKPIEGVSMVYTFDKANANAPTTHKTQYFEMFGNRGIYSDGWYANTTPISPPWLLGATPNPDVISSYKWELYNLDKDWTQSNDIAKENPAKLNALQDLFLVEAAKYQVFPLDNSLASRMVTSRPSVTAGRSSFTYRGTLTGIPMGDAPQLLATSYKITADVVVPEDGGNGMILTQGGRFGGHGFYILNGKPVYVWNLLDLKRVRWEGKDTLTPGKHTLVFDLSYDGLGFGTLAFNNTSGVGRPASATLSVDGKVVDTQKMEHTIPITLQWDETFDVGADTGTPVDDADYKIPFAFNGTIEKVTVDVDRPQLTAEDEKKLLEGMQRSNRSSE; this comes from the coding sequence ATGTGCGCGTCCTTTAGTATCAAGAGCTTGGTTCGCATCAGCATGGTCTCGGCGGGAATGGCCGCGCTGGGATCGACGGCATTCGCCCAGGCGATCACGGCCCCTCCCGGCTCGCCGGACGCGTCGGTCACCATCGATGGCCGCTACCTGCCGAACCCGCCACAACCCTTCGGCGGCACGATCAACCTCAACGCGATCGATTCAAAGCCGTACTGGCCCGCGCGCGTGGTGCCGCCCAAGGGCGCCCCGAACGTCTTGCTGATCATGACCGACGATGTGGGCTTCGCCGCACCCTCCACGTTTGGCGGCGTCATCCCGACGCCAGCTCTGGACGAGATCGCCAATAGCGGCCTGCGCTACACCCAGTTTCATTCGACGGCGCTGTGCTCGCCGACGCGCGCGGCGCTGATCACTGGGCGCAACCATCACTCGGCGGGCTTCGGCGTCATTTCCGAGATGTCGACCGGCTTTCCCGGCTATGACAGCATCATCGGCAAGGATACCGCCACCATCGGGCGCATTCTGCAGGACAATGGCTACGCCACCTCGTGGTTCGGCAAGGACCACAACACCCCGGCATTCCAGGCCAGTCAGGCCGGCCCCTTCGATCAGTGGCCCGGCGGCATGGGGTTCCAGTATTTCTATGGTTTCGTCGGTGGCGATACCAGCCAGTGGGAGCCGAATCTCTTCCGCAACACCACGGCCATCTATCCCTATGTGGGAAAGCCCGGCTGGAACCTGACCACCGCAATGGCGGATGAGGCGATCCAGCACATCAAGATGCTGAACGAGGTCGACCCCTCGAAGCCGTTCTTCGTCTATTACGTGCCCGGCGGCACCCATGCCCCGCACCACCCCACCCCGGAATGGGTGGACAAGATCACCGACATGCACCTGTTCGATGGCGGCTGGAACGCGCTGCGCGACCAGATATTCGCCAACCAGCGGAAGCTCGGTGTCATCCCTCAGGACGCCAAGCTCACTCCGTGGCCGGACCAGTATCTCAGGAAATGGGACACGCTCTCGGCTGACGAGAAGAAGCTCTTCATCCGGCAGGCGAATGTCTACGCCGCCTATCTCGCCTATACCGACCACGAGATCGGCCGCGTCATCCAGGCGGTGAAGGATGCCGGCAAGCTCGACAACACGCTGATCATCTACATCTCGGGCGACAACGGGTCGAGCGCGGAGGGTTCGCCCAACGGCACGCCCAACGAGGTGGCGCAGTTCAACAGCGTCGAGGTGCCGGTCGCCGATCAGCTGAAGTATTTCTACGACGTCTGGGGCACCGACAAGACCTATAACCACATGGCGGTTGGCTGGACCTGGGCCTTCGACACGCCCTATCAGTGGACCAAGCAGGTCGCCTCGCATTTCGGCGGCACCCGGCAGGGCATGGCTATCTCTTGGCCGGGCCACATCACCGACAGGGGCGGCATCCGCAACCAGTTCCACCACGTCATCGACATCGTGCCGACCCTGTTGGAGGTCACCGGCATCCCCGCCCCGGTCTCCGTCGACGGCGTCGCCCAGAAGCCGATCGAAGGGGTGAGCATGGTCTATACTTTCGACAAGGCCAATGCGAACGCGCCGACGACGCACAAGACCCAGTATTTCGAGATGTTCGGCAATCGCGGCATCTATAGCGATGGCTGGTACGCCAACACCACGCCGATTTCGCCGCCCTGGTTGCTCGGCGCAACGCCGAACCCTGATGTCATAAGCTCCTACAAATGGGAGCTCTACAATCTCGACAAGGACTGGACCCAGTCCAACGACATCGCCAAGGAAAACCCCGCCAAGCTGAACGCGCTTCAGGACCTCTTCCTTGTCGAGGCGGCGAAATATCAGGTCTTCCCGCTCGACAACTCGCTGGCCTCGCGCATGGTGACGTCGCGTCCGAGTGTGACAGCGGGGCGCTCCAGCTTCACCTATCGCGGGACCCTCACGGGCATCCCGATGGGCGACGCCCCGCAATTGCTGGCGACCTCCTACAAGATCACCGCTGACGTCGTGGTGCCGGAGGATGGCGGCAACGGCATGATCCTCACCCAGGGCGGCCGGTTCGGCGGGCACGGGTTCTACATCCTGAACGGCAAGCCGGTGTATGTGTGGAACCTGCTGGATCTCAAGCGGGTGCGCTGGGAAGGCAAGGACACGCTCACGCCCGGCAAGCATACGCTGGTCTTCGATCTGTCCTATGACGGCCTTGGCTTCGGCACGCTCGCCTTCAACAACACCAGCGGCGTGGGGCGCCCGGCCTCCGCCACCCTGTCGGTCGACGGCAAGGTCGTTGACACGCAGAAGATGGAGCACACCATCCCGATCACCCTGCAATGGGACGAGACCTTCGACGTCGGCGCCGATACCGGCACCCCGGTCGACGACGCGGACTATAAGATACCCTTCGCCTTCAACGGCACGATCGAGAAGGTCACCGTCGATGTCGACAGGCCGCAACTGACCGCCGAGGACGAAAAGAAGCTCCTCGAAGGAATGCAGCGGAGCAACAGGTCGAGCGAATAA
- a CDS encoding molybdopterin-dependent oxidoreductase produces the protein MAGTVLHSSHWGAFRVGVENGRLTDIQPFERDADPSALLAGMKDYFDHPTRIRRPAVRRGWLENGPDSDTAKRGADPFVEVSWDEALDLAAAELARVKREHGNRAIFGGSYGWSSAGRFHHAKTQVKRFLNAFGGCVEQVNNYSFGAAMVLLPHIVGDNRFLYGPTTHWRAIAKNTEILLAFGGLPGRNTQIESGGCGEHVQKRWLRELAGRARRIVNVSPLRDDIEETACEWWPICPGADTALLLALAHTLLTEGLADRAFLERCTTGHERFADYVLSGRGAAGFDAEWAAGICELAAPDIRELARQLVAHRSFITLNWSLQRSDYGEQPYFAAVALAAMIGQIGLPGGGIGFGYGSMNGIGNAVPRFRTPLLPTGTNAVDLAIPVARVSDLLLRPGETIAYNGRELTFPEIQLVYWAGGNPYHHHQDLNRLQRAWQAPRSIIVHETHWTATARRADIVLPATTTLERNDIGTSSSDRFMIAMKQAVPPFAEARDDYSIFRALAERLGVAEAFTEGHDEMAWLRRLYEDARTSSNAGGLALPDFEHFWEQGLIELPATEAPFNLLADFRADPEGRPLATPSGRIEIFSATIDGFGYADCPGHPVWRPAREWRGAAAAQRYPLHLITNQPRTRLHGQMDVVGISQTSKIDGREPIRVHPADAARRNLKDGAIVRVFNDRGACLAGVVVSQDLRPGVVQMATGAWFDPVHPGVPGSLDAHGNPNVLTHDIGTSSLSQGPSALSCLVEIEAFNAPLPELSIGAPPPFIERPFREPAPTAPGLRNNLQRRKDR, from the coding sequence ATGGCCGGCACGGTTCTGCACAGTTCGCATTGGGGGGCGTTCCGGGTCGGGGTCGAGAACGGCCGCCTGACGGACATCCAGCCCTTCGAGCGTGATGCTGATCCTTCCGCGCTGCTCGCCGGCATGAAGGACTATTTCGACCACCCGACCCGCATTCGCCGCCCGGCGGTGCGTCGCGGGTGGCTGGAGAACGGTCCCGACAGCGATACCGCCAAGCGCGGCGCCGATCCCTTCGTCGAGGTAAGCTGGGACGAGGCGCTTGATCTTGCCGCCGCGGAGCTGGCGCGGGTCAAGCGCGAGCACGGCAACCGGGCCATCTTCGGCGGGTCCTATGGCTGGTCGAGCGCCGGCCGGTTTCACCATGCCAAGACGCAGGTGAAGCGCTTCCTGAACGCGTTCGGCGGCTGCGTCGAGCAGGTGAACAATTACAGCTTCGGCGCCGCCATGGTGCTGCTGCCGCACATTGTCGGCGACAACCGTTTCCTCTACGGCCCGACCACCCATTGGCGGGCCATCGCCAAGAATACCGAGATCCTGCTCGCCTTTGGCGGCCTTCCGGGCCGCAACACCCAGATCGAATCCGGGGGCTGCGGCGAGCATGTGCAGAAGCGCTGGCTAAGGGAACTAGCTGGCCGGGCACGACGCATCGTCAATGTCAGTCCCCTGCGCGACGACATCGAGGAGACCGCCTGCGAGTGGTGGCCGATCTGCCCCGGCGCCGACACCGCCCTGCTGCTGGCGCTGGCCCATACGCTGCTGACCGAGGGCCTTGCCGACCGCGCGTTTCTGGAGCGCTGCACCACCGGCCATGAGCGCTTCGCCGACTACGTGCTGAGCGGGCGCGGCGCGGCGGGGTTCGATGCCGAGTGGGCGGCCGGCATCTGCGAACTTGCCGCGCCGGACATCCGCGAGCTGGCGCGCCAGCTCGTCGCCCATCGCAGCTTCATCACCCTCAACTGGTCGCTCCAGCGCAGCGATTATGGCGAGCAGCCCTACTTCGCCGCCGTCGCACTAGCGGCCATGATCGGCCAGATCGGGCTGCCGGGGGGCGGCATCGGCTTCGGCTACGGCTCGATGAATGGCATCGGCAATGCCGTGCCGCGCTTTCGCACCCCTCTGCTGCCGACCGGCACCAACGCCGTCGACCTCGCCATCCCGGTCGCGCGCGTCAGCGACCTCCTGCTGCGTCCGGGCGAGACCATCGCCTATAACGGACGCGAGCTGACATTCCCCGAAATCCAGCTGGTGTACTGGGCCGGCGGCAATCCTTACCACCATCATCAGGACCTCAACCGCCTGCAACGGGCATGGCAGGCGCCGCGCAGCATCATCGTCCACGAGACCCACTGGACGGCGACGGCTCGACGCGCCGACATCGTGCTGCCGGCGACGACGACGCTTGAGCGCAACGACATCGGCACCTCCTCCTCCGACCGCTTCATGATCGCGATGAAGCAGGCGGTGCCGCCCTTTGCCGAGGCGCGCGACGACTATTCCATTTTCCGCGCGCTCGCCGAACGGCTGGGAGTGGCGGAGGCGTTTACCGAGGGCCATGACGAGATGGCGTGGCTGCGCCGGCTCTACGAGGACGCCCGGACCTCATCGAACGCGGGCGGGCTGGCGCTTCCCGACTTCGAGCACTTCTGGGAGCAGGGCCTCATCGAACTCCCGGCGACGGAAGCACCGTTCAACCTGCTGGCGGACTTCCGCGCCGATCCCGAAGGCCGGCCGCTCGCCACGCCATCAGGACGGATCGAGATCTTCAGCGCCACCATCGACGGCTTCGGCTACGCCGACTGCCCCGGCCACCCGGTGTGGCGCCCGGCGCGGGAATGGCGGGGCGCCGCGGCGGCGCAGCGCTACCCGCTGCATCTCATCACCAACCAGCCGCGCACCCGGCTTCACGGCCAGATGGATGTGGTCGGCATCAGCCAGACCAGCAAGATCGACGGACGCGAGCCGATCCGCGTCCATCCCGCGGATGCCGCGCGCCGCAACCTGAAGGACGGCGCCATTGTGCGCGTCTTCAACGATCGCGGCGCCTGCCTCGCCGGCGTGGTGGTGTCGCAGGACCTGCGCCCCGGCGTGGTGCAGATGGCGACCGGGGCCTGGTTCGACCCGGTCCATCCCGGCGTGCCCGGCAGCCTCGACGCCCATGGCAACCCCAATGTGCTCACCCACGACATCGGCACCTCGTCGCTGTCGCAGGGCCCCTCGGCGCTGAGCTGTCTGGTCGAGATCGAAGCCTTCAATGCGCCGTTGCCGGAACTGTCCATCGGCGCGCCGCCGCCCTTCATCGAACGTCCCTTTCGGGAGCCCGCGCCCACCGCGCCGGGCCTCCGCAATAACCTCCAGAGGAGAAAAGACAGATGA
- a CDS encoding ABC transporter substrate-binding protein: protein MRASALKFLRAGLTAASLAACTAAVLGTTAFLAPQARADEPARGGTLTMVISPAPQILTSAFTTAGAEQVVSSKISDSLFTYDFDMNVTPQLAESYEVSPDGLRVTFHLRKGVKWHDGAPFTSEDVAYTTMNAWKVLHGRGRTIFGNVTAVETPDENTAVFVLSKPSPGMLKSLAAQQTQILPAHLYKGTDIATNPANLKPVGTGPFRFVSFQPGDNLVLERNPDYWDTSKPYLDKLIFRFVPDAATRAAMLESGEADIVNQSLIPPADIERLKEEGDFITTTKGYEFQNEVSMMEFNLDDPVMKDIRVRKAIAHAIDKKWIVENILFGYGLVAETPLHPHLTQLYDTNGVPKYDFDPAKAKALLDEAGYKPDANGVRLKITVDPLPYGDLQNQIAAYMREALRGVGIELNVRTEDFAGFVKRVYTDRDFQMTINLLTGGSDPTIGTQRTFWSKSFKLGVGFSNGSHYVNPKMDEILETAASEMDPAKRKAEYLEFQKLAMEDLPALPLVAVESVTVANKRVHNYTIDAHGTYGNFATVWVDPKK from the coding sequence ATGAGAGCCAGTGCATTGAAATTCCTTCGGGCCGGCCTCACCGCCGCGTCCCTGGCCGCGTGTACGGCGGCCGTGCTCGGCACCACGGCGTTCCTCGCCCCGCAGGCGCGGGCCGACGAACCGGCTCGCGGCGGCACCCTGACCATGGTGATCTCGCCGGCGCCGCAGATCCTCACCTCCGCCTTCACCACGGCGGGTGCCGAGCAGGTGGTGTCGTCGAAGATCTCCGACAGCCTGTTCACCTATGATTTCGACATGAACGTCACCCCCCAGCTCGCCGAGAGCTACGAGGTGAGCCCGGATGGACTGCGCGTGACCTTCCACCTGCGCAAGGGCGTGAAGTGGCATGACGGCGCGCCCTTTACCTCCGAGGATGTCGCCTACACCACGATGAACGCGTGGAAGGTGCTGCACGGCCGCGGGCGCACGATCTTCGGCAACGTCACCGCCGTCGAGACACCGGACGAGAACACCGCGGTGTTCGTGCTCTCCAAGCCGTCGCCGGGCATGCTCAAGAGCCTTGCCGCCCAGCAGACCCAGATCCTGCCGGCGCATCTCTACAAGGGCACCGACATCGCCACCAACCCGGCGAACCTCAAGCCGGTCGGCACCGGTCCGTTCCGCTTCGTCTCCTTCCAGCCGGGCGACAATCTCGTGCTGGAGCGCAACCCGGACTATTGGGACACGTCGAAGCCCTATCTCGACAAGCTGATCTTCCGCTTCGTGCCGGATGCCGCCACCCGCGCCGCCATGCTGGAATCGGGCGAGGCCGACATCGTCAACCAGAGCCTTATCCCGCCCGCGGACATCGAGCGGCTGAAGGAGGAAGGCGACTTCATCACCACGACCAAGGGCTACGAATTCCAGAACGAAGTCTCGATGATGGAATTCAATCTCGACGACCCGGTCATGAAGGACATCCGGGTCCGCAAGGCGATCGCCCATGCGATCGACAAGAAGTGGATCGTCGAGAACATCCTGTTCGGCTACGGTCTGGTTGCGGAGACCCCCCTGCATCCGCACCTCACTCAGCTCTACGACACCAACGGCGTGCCCAAATATGATTTCGACCCGGCCAAGGCCAAGGCGCTCCTCGACGAGGCCGGCTACAAGCCCGACGCCAACGGCGTTCGCCTGAAGATCACCGTCGACCCCCTGCCCTATGGCGATCTTCAGAACCAGATCGCCGCCTATATGCGCGAAGCGCTCCGCGGGGTCGGTATCGAGCTGAACGTGCGGACCGAGGACTTCGCCGGCTTCGTGAAGCGCGTCTACACCGACCGCGATTTCCAGATGACGATCAACCTGCTGACCGGCGGTTCCGATCCGACCATCGGTACCCAGCGCACCTTCTGGTCGAAGAGCTTCAAGCTGGGCGTCGGCTTCTCCAACGGTTCCCACTATGTGAACCCGAAGATGGACGAGATCCTTGAGACCGCCGCCTCCGAAATGGATCCGGCCAAGCGCAAGGCCGAGTATCTCGAATTCCAGAAGCTCGCCATGGAAGACCTGCCGGCCCTGCCGCTGGTCGCGGTCGAGAGCGTGACCGTCGCCAACAAGCGCGTGCACAACTACACGATCGACGCGCACGGCACGTACGGAAACTTCGCCACCGTCTGGGTCGACCCCAAGAAGTGA